One stretch of Pirellulales bacterium DNA includes these proteins:
- a CDS encoding VWA domain-containing protein yields MIQFVKLSMVVGILGFLAAVPSVAWGQGVLVNANSDEAVRLPRPRIWLPYPPHPRPEPPTVTYKIKSLEISAKLQQQIAKVQVSQSFVNTGSRQMEVEFVFPLPYDGAIDQLTLLVDGKEFPARLFDAKAARTMYEEIVRSNKDPALLEWMGTGLFKTSVFPVPPGAERKVTLRFSQLCRNWDGLTDFIFPLSTAKYTSHPIEEVKFLLAIESDTAIKNIYSPSHSADIKRRDDKHAIVSYIAKNIVPADDFRLFYDVGKDAVGTKVLSYRPDSDEQGYFMLLASPQFKAADDVRPKKTIVLVVDRSGSMSGEKIEQAKGAAKFVINSLNDGDLFNLIAYDTDIECWRPELEKFNDENRKAALDFVEGLYPGGGTNINGALTTALQQLRETGQPNFVIFLTDGLPTIGETSEAKIVAAAREHNKVRARIFDFGVGYDVNSRLLDKLARENFGLSEYVRPNEDIERAVAALYHRIGSPVMTDVTIRLMLEGLQPTETINRVYPRNVVDLFAGEQVIVVGRYKRGGKGSIVIAGKVGEKEQEFTFPAELVENSNDGSNSFIEKLWAMRRVGQILDEIDLRGKNDELVKELVSLTLRHGILTPYTSFIADETGRARGMQEQAAAASSGLDRLSVVDGQFGVEQRRFKSNFQYAERAPAASPILAENGFGGGRKAAEESRRSLGSLFGSLDESKGVTQKAEENMRYVGGKVFYRRDNRWVDSKLPADEKQLKMKPIQIKRFSKEYFELVDTRGREVARFLAMDESVTVELGGKIYEID; encoded by the coding sequence ATGATTCAATTCGTAAAACTATCGATGGTTGTTGGCATCCTTGGATTCTTGGCGGCCGTGCCATCTGTTGCATGGGGGCAGGGAGTACTGGTTAACGCCAATTCTGACGAAGCAGTGCGTTTGCCACGACCGAGGATTTGGCTCCCTTATCCCCCACACCCGCGTCCCGAGCCGCCGACGGTGACTTACAAAATCAAATCGCTCGAAATTTCGGCAAAATTGCAGCAGCAAATCGCCAAAGTTCAGGTCAGTCAATCGTTTGTGAATACTGGCAGCCGCCAGATGGAGGTCGAGTTCGTTTTCCCGCTCCCTTATGACGGAGCGATCGACCAACTGACGCTGCTGGTGGATGGCAAGGAATTTCCAGCGAGACTGTTCGACGCCAAAGCCGCACGCACCATGTACGAAGAAATCGTGCGCAGCAACAAAGACCCCGCGCTCCTCGAATGGATGGGCACAGGGCTCTTCAAGACCAGTGTGTTCCCGGTCCCACCAGGAGCCGAGCGCAAAGTGACGCTTCGCTTTTCGCAGCTTTGCCGCAATTGGGATGGACTGACCGACTTCATCTTCCCACTATCGACAGCAAAATACACATCGCATCCGATCGAGGAAGTAAAGTTTCTGCTCGCTATTGAAAGCGATACCGCGATCAAGAACATCTATAGCCCATCGCACAGCGCCGACATCAAACGTCGCGACGACAAACACGCGATCGTCAGCTACATCGCAAAGAACATCGTTCCCGCCGACGATTTCCGCCTGTTTTATGATGTTGGAAAAGATGCGGTTGGCACGAAAGTCCTCAGCTACCGCCCCGATAGCGACGAGCAAGGCTACTTCATGCTGCTCGCCAGCCCGCAGTTTAAAGCGGCCGACGACGTGCGCCCGAAAAAGACCATCGTCCTCGTCGTCGATCGCTCGGGAAGTATGAGCGGTGAAAAGATCGAACAGGCGAAGGGAGCTGCCAAGTTTGTCATTAATAGCCTCAACGATGGCGACCTTTTCAACCTCATTGCCTATGACACCGACATCGAATGCTGGCGGCCGGAACTCGAAAAGTTCAACGACGAAAATCGCAAAGCCGCCCTGGACTTCGTCGAGGGTCTTTATCCTGGCGGCGGCACGAACATTAACGGCGCACTCACAACCGCTCTCCAGCAACTCCGAGAAACTGGGCAACCCAACTTTGTGATTTTCCTCACCGACGGCCTGCCAACGATCGGCGAAACCAGCGAAGCCAAAATCGTCGCCGCTGCCCGAGAGCACAACAAAGTGCGGGCGCGAATCTTCGATTTCGGCGTCGGCTACGACGTGAATAGCCGTCTGCTCGACAAGCTGGCACGTGAGAATTTCGGATTGAGCGAATATGTCCGGCCAAACGAGGACATCGAACGCGCTGTCGCAGCACTTTATCACCGCATCGGCTCGCCTGTGATGACCGATGTGACGATTCGACTGATGCTCGAAGGCTTACAGCCAACGGAGACCATCAATCGTGTCTATCCTAGAAATGTGGTCGATCTGTTCGCTGGTGAGCAAGTCATCGTCGTCGGCCGCTACAAACGAGGCGGCAAAGGCAGCATCGTCATCGCCGGTAAGGTCGGCGAGAAAGAACAGGAATTCACGTTCCCGGCAGAACTCGTTGAGAACAGCAACGACGGCTCGAACAGCTTCATCGAAAAGCTGTGGGCGATGCGCCGCGTCGGCCAGATTCTCGACGAGATCGATTTGCGCGGCAAAAACGATGAACTCGTGAAAGAACTTGTATCGCTAACGCTGCGACACGGAATTCTCACCCCTTATACTTCGTTCATCGCCGACGAAACCGGCCGCGCTCGAGGCATGCAAGAACAAGCCGCGGCAGCAAGCTCTGGACTCGATCGGTTAAGCGTGGTTGATGGCCAGTTTGGCGTCGAACAGCGCCGATTCAAGAGCAACTTTCAATATGCCGAACGAGCACCGGCCGCAAGCCCAATACTCGCCGAGAACGGATTTGGCGGCGGAAGGAAAGCTGCGGAGGAGTCTCGCCGTAGTTTGGGCAGCTTATTCGGCAGCCTCGATGAAAGCAAGGGCGTAACCCAAAAAGCTGAAGAGAACATGCGCTACGTTGGCGGCAAAGTATTCTACCGTCGCGACAACCGCTGGGTTGACTCCAAACTACCGGCCGATGAGAAACAACTCAAAATGAAGCCGATCCAAATCAAACGGTTCAGCAAGGAATACTTCGAACTGGTCGACACGCGCGGCCGCGAAGTTGCCCGGTTCCTCGCCATGGACGAGTCGGTGACAGTCGAACTTGGCGGCAAGATCTATGAAATCGATTGA